From the Patagioenas fasciata isolate bPatFas1 chromosome Z, bPatFas1.hap1, whole genome shotgun sequence genome, one window contains:
- the RFESD gene encoding Rieske domain-containing protein has translation MLDLVILSLHFFLCFLISLAIWRRREGVDLHGSSTGTVETGPDGLILIGKEDDIKKSGRVTAKVDGREVVVFYHEGKFHAMDSRCYHEGGALRLGDIEDIGGHACIVCPWHKYVITLETGEGLYEGVDPLEPSPTPQWRSKGVKQRIHKVTVDSGNVYMSPPDFSVKFDSDYFAEKYRKNELNLEKMCNSKPAK, from the exons ATGCTGGACCTCGTCATCCTGAGCCTCCACTTCTTCCTCTGCTTCCTCATCTCCCTCGCCATCTGGCGCCGACGTGAG ggtGTGGATTTGCACGGCTCAAGTACAGGAACAGTTGAAACGGGGCCAGATGGTCTTATACTAATTGGCAAAGAAGATGACATAAAGAAGTCCGGAAGAGTAACAGCCAAGGTCGATGGCAGAGAAGTTGTTGTTTTCTACCATGAAGGGAAATTCCATGCTATGGACTCTCGCTGCTACC ATGAAGGAGGCGCTTTACGTCTGGGAGACATTGAG gATATCGGTGGCCATGCATGTATTGTTTGTCCTTGGCATAAGTACGTAATTACTTTGGAAACAGGAGAAGGATTATATGAAGGAGTAGATCCTTTGGAGCCATCACCAACACCACAATGGCGATCAAAAGGGGTCAAACAAAGGATTCACAAAGTCACGGTAGACAGTGGGAATGTTTATATGAGCCCTCCAGATTTCTCTGTAAAATTTGACTCCGATTATTTTGCTGAAAAGTACAGAAAGAATGAATTAAATCTGGAAAAAATGTGCAACTCAAAGCCAGCCAAGTAA
- the GPR150 gene encoding probable G-protein coupled receptor 150 has protein sequence MTANPYINCGERRAAAGEISGARAAAAPMEQDPLPPSLNLSSPGTTSPPLRPRAAWAGSVLLLALVGNGLVLRRLCGGRPRRRRDLLVGHLALADLAGCGLALLPRLAAELRGSAGPPGAAACRLLPLLQRCGPLASAHGLVLLALERHRPTLPAGALAALGWLLAPLLALPHAFAFRPAPRPGGSRCRSVFEELPRWHGLAFAVYGAATGFLGPAGLLCWACARSLAARRQRMPGPGGGLSRGRARARVLRLPLVLAGLFALCRLPRCAAELGLASAPGVGRRDLLAALGIVAAANSALNPFACLLLHSRRPGPRRLRRDLPVTGTAAAAACSCCLGLDGQGRRGATLRRPLRRRAGTPGTLATRCTPGIPDIPGTPNIPGTRGSPGASGTPGTPGIPSPGAPAAAARTPSSAPRC, from the coding sequence ATGACGGCGAACCCCTATATAAACTGCGGGgagcgccgcgccgccgccggggaaATCTCGGGGGCCCGAGCGGCGGCTGCCCCGATGGAGCAGGACCCCTTACCCCCCAGCCTCAACCTCTCGTCCCCCGGCACCACCTCGCCACCCCTTCGCCCGCGGGCGGCCTGGGCGGGCTCcgtgctgctgctggcgctggtgGGCAACGGGCTGGTGTTGCGGCGGCTGTGCGGGGGGCGGCCACGGCGGCGGCGGGACCTGCTGGTGGGGCACCTGGCGCTGGCTGACCTGGCGGGCTGCGGGCTGGCGCTGCTGCCGCGGCTGGCGGCGGAGCTCCGCGGCTCCGCCGGGCCCCCGGGAGCCGCCGCCTGCCGCCTCCTGCCGCTGCTGCAGCGCTGCGGGCCGCTGGCCTCGGCCCacgggctggtgctgctggcgcTGGAACGGCACCGCCCGACGCTGCCCGCGGGCGCTCTGGCCGCGCTGGGCTGGCTGCTGGCGCCGCTGCTCGCCCTGCCCCACGCCTTCGCCttccgcccggccccgcgccccggcgGGTCCCGCTGCCGCAGCGTCTTCGAAGAGCTGCCGCGCTGGCACGGCCTCGCCTTCGCCGTCTACGGGGCGGCCACCGGCTTCCTGGGGCCCGCCGGGCTCCTCTGCTGGGCCTGCGCCCGCAGCTTGGCCGCCCGACGGCAGCGGATgcccgggccggggggcggccTGTCCCGCGGGCGGGCGCGGGCGCGGGTGCTGCGGCTGCCGCTGGTGCTGGCGGGTCTGTTCGCTTTGTGCCGCCTGCCCCGCTGCGCCGCGGAGCTCGGCCTGGCCTCGGCGCCCGGCGTGGGGCGGCGGGACCTGCTGGCGGCTCTGGGCATCGTGGCGGCGGCCAACAGCGCCCTCAACCCCTTCGCCTGTCTGCTGCTCCACAGCCGCCGGCCCGGGCCGCGCCGCCTCCGCCGGGACCTCCCCGTGACCGGaacggcggccgccgccgcctgctcctgctgcctcgGCCTCGACGGCCAAGGGCGACGCGGGGCAACGCTCCGccgcccgctccgccgccgcgCCGGCACGCCCGGGACCCTGGCGACCCGCTGCACCCCGGGAATCCCCGACATCCCCGGAACTCCCAACATCCCGGGAACCCGCGGAAGCCCCGGCGCCTCGGGAACCCCCGGCACCCCGGGCATACCCAGCCCCGGCGCTCCCGCGGCCGCAGCGCGCACGCCGAGCTCGGCCCCGCGGTGTTAG